From a single Nostoc sp. MS1 genomic region:
- a CDS encoding biotin transporter BioY — protein sequence MIAASNQLLWSMIGLLLTIGGTFLEAYGITLPWNWSQYGIKTFSLGVSYQVGAVLLVGCLGGKNAGALSQIAYLVMGLTLHPVFSDGGGNIGYVRASQFGYLLGFIPGAWICGLLAFKARPKIETLTFSCICGLISVHLCGITYLLIRSFFNWQGTDSISLMQSILIYSWWAIPGQLAVVCAVSVVAYVLRHLMFY from the coding sequence ATGATTGCCGCCTCGAATCAACTACTTTGGTCTATGATTGGCTTACTCCTAACAATAGGTGGTACGTTCTTAGAAGCCTATGGTATTACCTTACCTTGGAATTGGAGTCAGTACGGAATTAAAACTTTTTCTTTAGGTGTCAGCTATCAAGTTGGTGCAGTGCTTTTAGTAGGTTGTTTAGGGGGCAAAAATGCGGGTGCGCTCTCACAAATTGCCTATTTAGTTATGGGTTTGACTCTGCACCCAGTTTTTTCCGATGGTGGCGGTAATATAGGTTATGTGAGAGCATCACAGTTTGGTTATCTACTAGGCTTCATTCCTGGCGCTTGGATTTGTGGTTTGTTAGCCTTTAAAGCTAGACCGAAAATAGAAACTCTCACCTTTAGTTGTATCTGTGGCTTAATCAGCGTCCACCTATGCGGTATTACCTATCTACTAATTAGGTCTTTTTTTAATTGGCAAGGCACAGACAGCATATCCTTAATGCAATCCATACTCATATACTCTTGGTGGGCAATTCCCGGACAATTAGCTGTAGTATGTGCTGTGTCTGTAGTAGCATATGTGTTGCGACACTTAATGTTTTATTAG
- the lspA gene encoding signal peptidase II — MRFKNRLFWIAAFIAFFVDQVTKYWIVQSFSLGETLPLLPGIFHFTYVTNTGAAFSLFSGKVEWLRWLSLGVSLLLIGVGLFGPVLHRWDQLGYGLILGGAMGNGIDRFALGYVVDFLDFRLINFAVFNMADSFISIGIVCLLIASFQKPPTPNMRSR, encoded by the coding sequence ATGCGTTTCAAAAATCGCCTTTTCTGGATAGCTGCTTTTATTGCTTTTTTTGTAGACCAAGTGACCAAATACTGGATAGTGCAATCTTTCAGTTTGGGAGAGACATTACCACTGCTACCGGGTATCTTTCACTTTACCTATGTCACAAATACAGGTGCAGCTTTTAGTCTGTTTAGTGGCAAGGTAGAATGGCTACGCTGGCTGTCTTTAGGTGTGAGTTTACTATTAATCGGTGTGGGATTGTTTGGCCCAGTTCTACATCGTTGGGATCAACTGGGATACGGTTTGATCCTTGGTGGTGCTATGGGTAATGGTATTGATCGGTTTGCTTTAGGATATGTAGTCGATTTTCTAGATTTTCGCTTGATTAACTTTGCTGTTTTTAATATGGCAGACTCATTTATTAGTATTGGTATTGTTTGCCTACTAATTGCTTCCTTTCAAAAACCGCCTACTCCTAATATGCGGTCTAGATAA
- a CDS encoding transglycosylase domain-containing protein, with protein sequence MNSPQPPQKPQTLLGKVTQAVNTIQARVDFSKLALKPNAKVPELWVQDAGADKAEVYPLLGDRYVLGRSSKSSDIVVRNPVVSQIHLSLSRDSSQRTAVFIIKDENSTNGIYRGKRRVNTLELRHGDILTLGPPELAASVRLQYVDPPPWYVKTATWAGYGVGGVSALLALVIGVEWLKFPVRPLPTASRAPVVVYARDGSTPLREPRTVSHVDMKRLDDFGPYLAKAVVASEDSRYNWHFGVDPLGILRAVLINTRSGDVQQGASTITQQVARSLFREYVGRQDSLGRKLREAIVSLKLEAFYSKDDILLMYLNRVFLGADTSGFEDAAKYYFDKPAKQLTLAEAATLVGILPAPNAFDFCGSGPNKLEAADYRNRVIKRMLEMGQITPEEANRARRSTVQVSPKVCEQQAKTIAPYFYNYVFQELESILGEGSAREGNYIIETQLDPTMQTQAEASLRNSVSTAGSNFRFSQGAMVTLDTRTGGILAMVGGTDYKSSQFNRAVQAQRQPGSTFKIFAYTQAILQGIPASKTYSCAPLTWQGFTYKPCRSGPDGSYDIATGLALSENPIALRVAKEIGLDKVVSMAQRLGIKSQLDPVPGLVLGQSVVNVLEMTGAFAAIGNDGLWNPPHAISRILDSSDCSDRNDLKTCRVIYSFDNNREANKRVLPQPVADEMTDLMQGVITRGTGRSAALGLGEAGKTGTTNNNVDLWFIGFIPNRRLATGIWLGNDNNSPTSGSSAQAAQLWGNYMRKITR encoded by the coding sequence ATGAACTCCCCCCAACCTCCCCAAAAGCCACAAACGTTACTTGGTAAAGTGACTCAAGCAGTCAATACAATTCAAGCTAGGGTTGATTTTTCCAAGCTAGCGCTCAAACCTAATGCCAAAGTGCCGGAACTCTGGGTGCAGGATGCAGGGGCTGATAAAGCTGAGGTGTATCCGCTACTGGGCGATCGCTATGTTCTCGGTCGCAGTTCCAAATCCAGTGATATAGTTGTCCGTAACCCAGTAGTTAGCCAAATTCACCTTTCATTATCACGGGATTCTAGTCAGCGTACCGCAGTTTTCATTATCAAGGATGAAAACTCGACTAATGGTATCTACCGAGGTAAAAGGCGAGTTAACACCCTAGAACTACGTCACGGTGATATCCTCACCTTGGGGCCGCCAGAATTAGCAGCGTCTGTGCGCCTACAATATGTCGATCCACCACCTTGGTATGTAAAAACTGCCACTTGGGCAGGCTATGGTGTTGGTGGTGTCAGTGCTTTGTTAGCATTAGTTATCGGCGTAGAATGGCTAAAGTTTCCTGTTAGACCCTTACCTACAGCCAGTCGCGCTCCTGTAGTAGTTTATGCCCGTGATGGAAGTACACCCTTACGTGAGCCTCGGACAGTCTCTCACGTAGATATGAAGCGCTTAGATGATTTTGGCCCCTATTTAGCAAAGGCAGTAGTAGCATCTGAGGATAGTCGCTACAATTGGCACTTTGGGGTAGACCCTCTAGGTATATTAAGGGCTGTTTTAATTAATACTCGCAGTGGTGATGTCCAACAGGGAGCTAGTACCATCACCCAACAAGTCGCCCGGAGTTTGTTCCGTGAGTATGTGGGTAGACAGGACTCCTTGGGGCGGAAATTGCGCGAGGCGATCGTTTCTCTCAAACTAGAAGCCTTTTACAGCAAAGATGACATTTTGCTGATGTATCTAAACAGGGTATTTTTGGGTGCAGATACCTCTGGCTTTGAAGATGCGGCAAAATATTACTTTGATAAGCCAGCCAAGCAATTAACCTTGGCCGAAGCAGCCACTTTAGTAGGGATTTTACCTGCGCCTAATGCCTTTGATTTTTGTGGAAGCGGGCCGAATAAACTAGAAGCCGCCGACTACCGCAACCGTGTAATTAAGCGGATGTTGGAAATGGGGCAAATTACCCCAGAAGAAGCGAACCGAGCCAGAAGATCCACGGTGCAAGTAAGTCCCAAGGTTTGTGAACAACAAGCCAAGACAATTGCCCCTTATTTTTATAACTATGTTTTCCAAGAGTTGGAATCAATTTTAGGAGAAGGTTCGGCGAGAGAGGGGAATTACATCATTGAAACCCAGCTTGATCCAACCATGCAGACTCAAGCGGAAGCATCTTTGCGAAATTCAGTTAGCACGGCTGGTTCCAACTTTCGCTTTTCCCAAGGAGCAATGGTCACACTGGACACCAGAACAGGTGGTATTTTGGCAATGGTAGGCGGAACTGATTACAAAAGTAGTCAGTTTAATCGGGCGGTGCAAGCCCAAAGACAACCCGGTTCCACCTTTAAAATTTTTGCTTATACCCAGGCTATATTGCAGGGCATACCAGCATCTAAAACCTATTCTTGCGCCCCTTTGACATGGCAGGGGTTTACTTACAAACCTTGCCGTTCTGGCCCTGATGGGAGTTATGATATTGCCACAGGATTAGCTTTGTCGGAAAACCCTATCGCTTTGAGAGTAGCTAAAGAGATTGGGCTAGATAAAGTAGTATCGATGGCACAGCGTTTAGGGATAAAGTCTCAACTTGATCCAGTACCGGGTTTAGTTTTGGGTCAAAGTGTAGTTAATGTATTGGAAATGACAGGGGCTTTTGCGGCAATTGGTAATGATGGCTTGTGGAATCCTCCTCATGCTATTAGTCGGATTTTAGATAGTAGTGATTGTAGCGATCGCAATGATTTAAAAACCTGTCGTGTCATATATTCTTTTGATAACAACCGGGAAGCAAATAAAAGAGTTTTACCACAACCTGTAGCTGACGAAATGACTGATTTAATGCAGGGTGTAATTACTAGAGGTACAGGACGTAGTGCAGCCCTTGGCTTAGGGGAAGCTGGAAAAACTGGTACAACCAACAACAACGTTGACTTGTGGTTTATTGGTTTTATTCCCAACCGCAGGTTAGCTACTGGTATTTGGTTGGGAAACGACAACAATTCCCCCACCTCTGGTAGCAGCGCCCAAGCCGCGCAGTTGTGGGGAAATTATATGCGGAAAATTACTAGGTGA
- a CDS encoding DUF4335 domain-containing protein encodes MNIQRKYSLPNCTLLLEGLSDASRGVGFQELRPELSILVNAECYISGYNQPLAGGREFFESLVRAVSGYAQEFLSNVPNPQAHNQDSELVEIQKIDTNRHKLIVHSENAPEEFNTNANYNNQPIEVDLNTVQLFDLVEAVDQFFADTQTLPELSLELQPVTRRYGGASQAILKQAVPATVGVSSLAVAAIAFSFIPAPQIRVPEPKPQQQSNSATPTTNPSPASATAATPEATPSTTAAPIAEASPTATPAATTQPTVQDLEALLNKVPEITDPSQLRALNRQVWNQIEPAWNNRSAIKQNLIYRVGVAADGAIVGYKAVNQGANEGIESTPLPNLLYNIAGRRPSGNEPIAQFKVVFNNNGVLEVSPWRGYVRTPEVIGAKITDTNTIKSLNQKLYDTVRQNWAGTPTFTKDLKYRVAVNKDGTIADYEPLNQVAFDNFRETPLPQMFQSVYGSNSAAPNNKEPLAHFQVVFEPSGKLEVTPWQGYK; translated from the coding sequence ATGAACATTCAACGAAAGTATAGTCTACCTAATTGTACGTTACTCTTAGAGGGATTAAGTGATGCAAGTAGAGGCGTAGGTTTTCAGGAACTACGTCCTGAATTATCAATTTTAGTCAACGCCGAATGTTATATATCTGGGTATAATCAACCCTTAGCTGGGGGACGAGAATTTTTTGAAAGCTTAGTGAGAGCAGTTAGTGGCTATGCTCAAGAGTTTTTGAGTAATGTGCCGAACCCCCAAGCACACAATCAAGATTCAGAATTAGTAGAAATTCAAAAAATTGACACTAATCGTCATAAATTAATTGTACATTCCGAGAATGCACCAGAAGAATTTAATACAAACGCTAACTATAATAATCAACCAATAGAAGTAGATTTAAATACAGTACAGTTGTTTGATTTAGTAGAAGCTGTAGATCAGTTTTTTGCTGATACGCAAACTTTACCAGAGTTATCACTAGAATTACAACCGGTTACTAGACGTTATGGTGGTGCTAGTCAAGCCATCCTCAAACAAGCAGTACCAGCAACTGTTGGTGTTTCTAGTTTAGCTGTGGCGGCGATCGCCTTTAGCTTTATTCCTGCACCACAAATACGTGTACCAGAACCAAAACCACAGCAGCAAAGTAATTCCGCCACTCCCACAACTAATCCTAGCCCTGCATCAGCAACCGCAGCCACACCAGAGGCTACCCCTAGCACCACAGCCGCACCCATAGCAGAGGCTAGCCCCACCGCCACACCAGCCGCCACCACCCAACCGACAGTTCAAGATTTAGAAGCACTGTTAAATAAAGTTCCAGAAATCACCGATCCTTCCCAATTAAGAGCTTTAAATCGGCAAGTTTGGAACCAAATCGAGCCAGCGTGGAATAATCGTTCTGCAATCAAGCAGAATTTGATTTATCGTGTTGGTGTCGCGGCGGATGGCGCAATTGTGGGTTACAAAGCAGTTAATCAAGGAGCTAACGAAGGCATTGAATCAACACCTCTGCCTAACCTCCTTTACAATATTGCTGGCCGTCGTCCCAGTGGTAATGAACCCATCGCTCAATTTAAAGTAGTCTTTAATAACAATGGTGTATTAGAAGTTAGCCCTTGGCGCGGATATGTGAGAACACCAGAAGTAATTGGTGCAAAAATTACCGATACTAACACCATCAAATCCTTAAACCAAAAACTTTACGATACAGTCCGGCAAAATTGGGCTGGTACTCCCACCTTTACTAAAGATTTGAAGTACCGCGTCGCCGTCAATAAGGACGGTACAATTGCTGACTATGAACCCCTAAATCAAGTAGCCTTTGACAATTTCCGGGAAACACCCTTACCCCAAATGTTTCAATCGGTTTACGGTTCCAACTCAGCCGCACCCAACAACAAAGAACCCCTAGCCCACTTCCAGGTAGTATTTGAACCCAGTGGTAAGTTAGAAGTAACTCCTTGGCAGGGATATAAATAA
- a CDS encoding DUF3038 domain-containing protein — translation MNASASLTPFNSPTPPSLPMILDTLPDPAIAGQGCPARTRLQIDLILLAIEALELGGSEAILAFAEELDLKGIVKDRVNLWRMRSSNPIRRAHMRRPLTIMEAKALVVIACYIARRLTVVIRQMLMICQQLNDKQIPLEQNLRLSNYLERFRAHFKSRMNARRFGALALNSDEKLDELAINLLGQLLFCTGTAGMQRFWISLFDGEVE, via the coding sequence ATGAATGCTTCTGCTAGCTTAACGCCGTTTAATAGTCCAACACCCCCATCATTGCCGATGATTTTGGACACTTTACCAGATCCCGCGATCGCTGGACAGGGATGTCCCGCTAGAACCAGGTTGCAAATTGATTTAATTTTATTGGCAATTGAAGCATTAGAACTGGGTGGTTCTGAAGCGATATTGGCGTTTGCGGAAGAGTTGGACTTAAAGGGAATTGTTAAAGATCGGGTAAATTTGTGGCGGATGCGTTCCTCCAACCCTATTCGCCGCGCCCATATGCGCCGCCCTTTAACCATTATGGAAGCAAAGGCTTTAGTCGTCATTGCTTGTTACATTGCGCGGCGTTTGACGGTGGTGATTCGCCAAATGCTGATGATTTGTCAACAACTCAATGATAAGCAAATTCCCTTAGAACAGAATTTACGTCTATCTAATTATTTAGAAAGATTTAGAGCGCATTTTAAGAGTAGAATGAATGCCCGTCGTTTTGGAGCATTAGCATTAAATTCTGATGAAAAATTGGACGAACTAGCAATAAATCTGTTAGGACAATTACTATTTTGTACTGGTACTGCTGGAATGCAGCGATTTTGGATCAGTCTATTTGACGGTGAAGTGGAATGA
- a CDS encoding adenine phosphoribosyltransferase, with amino-acid sequence MDLKSLIRDIPDFPKPGILFRDITTLLRDRQGLRYTIDLFAEKCLEANFQIDYVLGMESRGFIFGTPLAYKLSAGFIPVRKKGKLPAAVHSVEYELEYGTDCLELHQDALNQNSRVLIVDDLIATGGTASATAKLVQQIGCELVGFGFIIELRDLQGRKLLPDVPIISLVEY; translated from the coding sequence ATGGATCTAAAATCTCTCATTCGTGACATCCCTGATTTTCCTAAGCCTGGAATTTTATTTCGAGATATCACTACTCTACTGCGCGATCGCCAAGGATTGCGATATACTATTGACTTATTTGCTGAAAAATGCTTAGAAGCAAATTTCCAGATAGATTACGTGCTTGGTATGGAATCACGGGGGTTTATTTTCGGCACTCCCCTAGCTTATAAATTGAGTGCTGGTTTTATTCCTGTCCGTAAAAAAGGTAAGTTACCAGCAGCAGTACACTCGGTTGAATATGAACTAGAGTACGGCACTGACTGTTTAGAACTACATCAAGATGCTTTAAATCAAAACAGCAGAGTTTTAATTGTAGACGATTTAATTGCCACAGGTGGCACAGCCAGCGCCACAGCTAAGTTAGTACAGCAGATTGGCTGTGAATTAGTAGGATTTGGGTTTATTATCGAGCTACGGGATTTACAGGGGCGAAAACTTCTGCCTGATGTACCTATTATTTCCTTAGTGGAGTATTAG
- a CDS encoding ABC transporter permease, producing MTSTKISWENRWDWLIRLVTSETFIYIVKRILQALLTLFLASALSFFIMKLSPGDYIDTLRQNPKISPERIEELKRQFGLDKSWVEQYWLWLWRILTKGDFGTSFVYQRSVSSLLWERIPATLILAIASLIMTWAIAIPLGIVAAVKQNRATDRILQVISYTGQGFPSFITVLILLVFAQVTSPLFPVGGMTSIDHGDLSWFGKIIDVGWHMILPTIALSITSFAGLQRITRGELLDVLRQDYIQTARAKGLPENKVIYVHALRNAVNPLITLLGFELAGLLGGAFIAEQFFNWPGLGRLTLQAVIAKDQYLVMASLVMSAVLLNVGNLLADLLLKVVDPRIRLE from the coding sequence ATGACATCTACAAAAATTAGCTGGGAAAATCGTTGGGATTGGCTGATTCGGCTTGTCACCAGCGAAACATTTATTTACATAGTTAAGAGAATATTACAAGCGCTGTTGACGTTGTTTTTAGCTTCGGCGCTGTCGTTCTTTATTATGAAATTGTCTCCTGGAGATTATATAGATACATTACGGCAAAATCCGAAAATTTCACCAGAACGGATAGAAGAACTAAAAAGACAGTTTGGTTTAGATAAATCTTGGGTGGAACAGTATTGGCTGTGGCTGTGGCGTATTCTCACCAAAGGAGATTTCGGTACAAGTTTCGTTTATCAACGCTCAGTATCATCCTTATTGTGGGAGAGAATACCTGCAACATTGATACTAGCGATCGCTTCTTTGATTATGACATGGGCGATCGCCATTCCTTTGGGTATAGTGGCGGCTGTCAAACAAAACCGAGCCACCGACCGAATTTTACAAGTGATTAGCTACACAGGACAAGGATTTCCCAGCTTTATCACTGTACTGATTCTACTCGTATTTGCGCAAGTCACCTCACCCTTATTTCCAGTAGGTGGAATGACCAGTATTGATCACGGCGATTTATCTTGGTTTGGGAAAATTATTGATGTCGGCTGGCACATGATTTTACCCACCATCGCTTTGAGTATCACCAGTTTTGCCGGCTTACAACGCATCACTCGCGGCGAATTACTAGACGTACTGCGACAAGATTACATCCAAACCGCACGCGCCAAAGGACTACCAGAGAATAAAGTTATTTACGTTCATGCGCTACGTAACGCCGTAAACCCTTTAATTACCCTTTTAGGTTTTGAATTAGCAGGCTTATTAGGTGGTGCATTTATCGCCGAACAATTCTTCAACTGGCCAGGTTTAGGCAGATTAACCTTACAAGCTGTAATTGCCAAAGACCAGTATTTAGTCATGGCCAGTCTAGTCATGAGTGCCGTTTTATTAAACGTTGGTAACTTACTAGCTGACCTATTACTCAAAGTAGTCGATCCACGTATCCGGTTAGAGTAA
- a CDS encoding MotA/TolQ/ExbB proton channel family protein, protein MTITNLFTAGGVVIWPLLAFSLLAVALIIERVIFWVKVTGKQNRVAQGVIKLYRLDDVVSALELLRRNADLPIARIFLAALELEEATPEEFRLALETEAQAEIPVLKRFQNIFDTIIGLSPLLGLLGTVLGLITSFASLNIGDVGGTKTAGVTAGISEALVSTATGLIVAIFTLFFANSFRGLYQRQIAWIQEYGGQLELLYRRRYERKGKQG, encoded by the coding sequence ATGACTATTACTAATCTATTTACAGCCGGAGGCGTGGTTATATGGCCACTGCTGGCATTTTCTCTATTAGCGGTGGCTCTAATTATAGAACGTGTAATTTTTTGGGTAAAAGTTACAGGTAAGCAAAACCGTGTAGCCCAAGGAGTTATCAAACTTTATCGCTTAGATGATGTGGTTAGTGCTTTAGAGCTATTACGACGAAATGCAGATTTACCCATCGCGCGGATTTTTTTGGCTGCTTTGGAATTGGAGGAAGCAACACCAGAAGAATTTCGTTTAGCTTTAGAAACTGAGGCTCAAGCTGAAATACCTGTCCTCAAACGCTTCCAAAATATTTTTGATACTATCATCGGTCTATCACCCTTATTAGGTTTGTTAGGTACTGTTTTGGGGTTAATTACTTCTTTTGCCTCTTTAAATATTGGTGATGTAGGAGGTACTAAAACGGCCGGTGTGACTGCTGGTATTAGTGAAGCTTTGGTTTCTACCGCCACTGGCTTAATTGTTGCTATTTTTACTCTATTTTTTGCTAATAGTTTTCGAGGATTATACCAGCGTCAGATTGCCTGGATTCAGGAATATGGCGGACAGTTAGAATTACTCTACCGCCGTCGTTATGAGCGGAAGGGTAAACAGGGATAA
- a CDS encoding glycogen debranching protein: MTIWVNEQIDPSGMIHACIACCNESQAKDCHESFEKNLTDNQKASGWVARLRTVDSWDEVPVNALKLN; the protein is encoded by the coding sequence ATGACTATTTGGGTAAATGAGCAGATTGATCCATCGGGAATGATTCATGCCTGCATTGCCTGTTGTAACGAGTCTCAGGCGAAAGATTGTCATGAGTCTTTTGAGAAAAACTTGACCGATAATCAAAAAGCATCTGGTTGGGTAGCACGTTTGCGCACAGTTGATTCTTGGGATGAAGTGCCTGTTAATGCTTTAAAACTCAATTAG
- a CDS encoding methylmalonic aciduria and homocystinuria type D protein, which yields MVNYPRVYTVEQSCPINLVGKKGQAVQISIHKPSPYICANRERILPDWQKEPLFWVVIFLQKSQYPLVKSTAEIEREKENLREKFMRFGCDLAFNLRDRGYFADLIDPRTGYPLLSRPGVIPHNDTAVVKALLNYPVLKNKCCVIVHPTWGTAVYPSIFLSAAPPMIVEWEVKSIASMHGWQEVEEGSVISSQ from the coding sequence GTGGTGAACTATCCCAGAGTATATACTGTGGAACAAAGCTGTCCCATTAATTTGGTTGGCAAAAAGGGGCAAGCGGTTCAGATTTCCATTCATAAACCTAGTCCGTATATCTGTGCCAACCGCGAACGGATATTACCAGACTGGCAAAAAGAACCTTTGTTTTGGGTAGTGATTTTTTTACAAAAATCACAGTATCCTTTGGTAAAAAGTACGGCAGAAATTGAACGGGAGAAGGAAAATTTACGAGAAAAGTTTATGAGGTTTGGCTGCGATTTAGCTTTTAATTTACGCGATCGCGGTTATTTCGCAGACCTGATAGACCCCCGCACAGGCTACCCTCTGCTTTCTCGTCCTGGGGTAATTCCCCATAATGATACAGCCGTAGTCAAAGCTTTACTTAATTACCCAGTCTTAAAAAATAAGTGTTGTGTCATAGTTCATCCTACTTGGGGAACTGCTGTTTATCCCAGTATTTTTCTCTCCGCCGCACCACCCATGATTGTGGAATGGGAAGTTAAAAGCATTGCATCTATGCACGGCTGGCAAGAAGTTGAGGAAGGGTCAGTAATTAGTAGCCAGTAA
- a CDS encoding heme-dependent oxidative N-demethylase family protein has translation MEVQTVENYDGAAIYFPLMNGRYEVKPGMLPFGSNLGNGQADKHVFQIDNNFHYYRQAKLLARRERLSKYYQTYNYTQTVAGAIARLIIERLIAEHPQHFEWEQTANTGKFHSYLTQETLYLNSGGDLQQVLTPKSPVFPGYASTLDALAAQIQEDLSVICRRADGINWLSAVHLCYPNHWSAEEKIGRDFAAIHAPVAGMEKINRRSEAIVNTMIARKPTVRFAWGLSTDTRLNHHPEPPPHISPSQWQGRKFDLQSPKLYLRIERQVIWGLPEWETALFTIRTYFRDCSLIKQDSVLRSKLYAALESMTAESLVYKGLAESRNNILQWLISNS, from the coding sequence ATGGAAGTTCAGACAGTTGAAAACTATGATGGTGCTGCTATTTATTTTCCTCTGATGAATGGCAGGTATGAAGTTAAGCCAGGGATGCTACCTTTTGGTTCAAATTTGGGCAATGGTCAGGCTGATAAACATGTATTTCAAATTGATAATAATTTTCATTATTACAGGCAAGCCAAACTTTTAGCCCGTAGGGAAAGGTTAAGCAAGTATTACCAGACTTATAATTATACTCAGACTGTAGCAGGAGCGATCGCTCGTTTAATCATTGAGCGTCTTATAGCAGAACACCCCCAACATTTTGAGTGGGAACAAACAGCTAATACTGGGAAATTCCATAGTTATTTAACTCAAGAAACTTTATACCTCAATTCAGGTGGGGATTTGCAACAGGTTTTAACTCCCAAGAGTCCTGTATTCCCCGGTTATGCCTCAACTCTTGATGCTTTAGCTGCACAGATACAAGAAGATTTAAGTGTAATTTGTCGTCGCGCTGATGGTATTAATTGGCTGAGTGCAGTGCATTTGTGTTATCCCAACCATTGGTCAGCCGAGGAGAAAATAGGCAGAGATTTTGCGGCAATTCATGCACCTGTGGCTGGGATGGAAAAAATTAATCGCCGATCTGAGGCGATCGTTAATACAATGATTGCTAGAAAACCCACAGTGCGCTTTGCTTGGGGTTTAAGTACAGACACACGCCTTAACCATCATCCTGAACCCCCGCCTCATATATCGCCTAGTCAGTGGCAAGGTAGAAAGTTTGATTTGCAATCACCTAAACTTTATCTACGAATTGAACGTCAAGTTATTTGGGGTTTACCAGAATGGGAAACTGCACTATTTACCATTCGTACTTACTTTCGGGATTGTAGTTTAATTAAGCAAGACTCAGTTTTACGTTCTAAGCTGTATGCTGCTCTTGAATCTATGACAGCAGAGTCACTTGTATACAAAGGTTTGGCAGAGAGTCGGAATAATATTTTGCAGTGGCTAATCAGTAATTCGTAA
- a CDS encoding potassium channel family protein has protein sequence MYSTFEQKYERIQKELMGGAIALCGVLILGTLWYRLIEGWSWEDAAYMTVITLATVGYGETHPLGSRGRLFTIALILLGVVNISYIVNRFTEAVIQGYFQQGIRLRQQRRLMASLSEHYIICGFSRTGRQIAKEFRAEGVPFVVIDSETDSVERAQNEGYVVFQGDATLDDTLLKVGIERAICLVAALPSDAENLYTVLSAKTLNPKIRAIARASTEEALQKLQRGGADAVISPYITGGKRMAAAALRPQVLDFVDGILTGADRQLYMEEFLLDPAFCPFVGQTLQRASLRSQTGALVLAIRRLDGTLIGGPTGDTVLMPGDTLICMGTAEQLQNLNQLLGPIGSQQLRKPKNS, from the coding sequence TTGTATTCAACTTTTGAGCAAAAATACGAACGCATCCAAAAAGAGTTAATGGGCGGGGCGATCGCACTTTGTGGCGTACTCATCCTCGGTACTTTGTGGTACAGGTTGATAGAAGGTTGGTCATGGGAAGATGCAGCTTACATGACCGTTATCACCTTAGCCACTGTGGGATATGGCGAAACCCACCCCCTTGGTAGTCGAGGACGTTTGTTTACTATTGCTCTAATTTTGTTGGGTGTAGTTAATATTAGTTACATTGTCAACAGATTTACAGAAGCAGTTATTCAGGGCTACTTTCAACAAGGTATACGCTTAAGGCAACAGAGGCGATTAATGGCATCCTTATCAGAACATTATATAATCTGTGGATTTAGTCGAACTGGTCGTCAAATTGCTAAGGAATTTCGGGCAGAAGGTGTACCATTTGTTGTGATTGATTCAGAAACAGACTCAGTAGAAAGGGCGCAGAATGAAGGTTACGTTGTCTTTCAAGGTGACGCAACTCTCGATGATACCTTGCTGAAGGTTGGCATTGAACGGGCTATTTGTTTAGTTGCTGCCCTCCCTTCTGATGCTGAGAATTTATACACTGTTTTATCAGCAAAAACGCTGAATCCTAAAATTAGAGCGATCGCCAGAGCCAGTACAGAAGAAGCGTTGCAAAAATTACAACGTGGCGGTGCTGATGCTGTCATTTCCCCTTATATCACTGGCGGTAAACGTATGGCGGCAGCAGCCCTTAGACCACAGGTTTTAGACTTTGTAGACGGGATTCTCACAGGTGCAGATCGTCAACTGTACATGGAAGAATTTTTACTTGACCCCGCATTTTGTCCTTTCGTCGGTCAAACATTACAAAGAGCGAGTTTGCGATCGCAAACTGGTGCATTAGTCCTCGCCATTCGCCGCCTTGATGGTACTCTTATCGGCGGCCCCACAGGCGACACAGTATTAATGCCAGGAGATACCCTCATTTGTATGGGAACAGCCGAACAACTGCAAAACCTCAACCAACTCCTCGGCCCCATCGGTTCTCAGCAGTTGCGTAAACCTAAGAACAGTTAA